In Zunongwangia profunda SM-A87, the following proteins share a genomic window:
- a CDS encoding beta-ketoacyl-[acyl-carrier-protein] synthase family protein, with amino-acid sequence MSRSVAVTGMGIFSAIGKNLEENHRSLIHGKHGLSHPEILETVHQNLPIGEIKSTNSDLADALNLDKNHAFTRAALLGTIALKEALQNAKIEDFTNIGFVNGNSVGGMDMTERFYREYESNPANRRFIQAQHPGFTTEQIAGYFGIDNYVTTISTACSSAANAVMLGARLIQSGRLDQVIVGGTDCLSRFTLNGFNSLMIYSEDFPKPFDSERKGLNLGEAAAYLVLESADFAKNKEVLGYVSGYGNANDAFHQTASSENGEGAYLAMQKALETANLNPHHIDYVNAHGTATQNNDLSESRALIRIFKEMPAFSSTKSFTGHTLAAAGAIEAVFSLLAIKHQQIYPNLNFNSAISDTRLRPFTELKSTKIQHVLSNSFGFGGNCTSLIFSKDE; translated from the coding sequence ATGAGTAGGAGCGTTGCCGTAACCGGAATGGGTATTTTTTCTGCTATAGGAAAAAATCTTGAGGAAAATCACCGCTCGCTAATTCATGGAAAACACGGACTTTCACATCCTGAAATCCTGGAAACAGTTCATCAAAATTTACCTATTGGGGAGATTAAATCTACTAATAGTGATCTTGCTGATGCATTGAATTTGGATAAAAATCATGCGTTTACCCGTGCGGCATTATTAGGAACTATAGCTTTAAAAGAAGCGCTTCAAAATGCTAAAATAGAAGATTTTACAAATATTGGATTTGTAAACGGAAACAGTGTTGGTGGTATGGATATGACCGAGCGGTTTTATCGGGAATATGAAAGCAATCCGGCTAATCGAAGGTTTATACAGGCACAGCATCCGGGATTTACCACAGAACAGATCGCCGGTTATTTTGGGATTGATAATTATGTTACCACGATTAGCACGGCATGCTCATCTGCTGCAAATGCCGTTATGTTGGGTGCCAGGCTTATACAATCTGGTCGCCTGGATCAGGTTATTGTGGGGGGAACCGATTGTCTTTCAAGATTTACACTAAATGGTTTTAATTCCTTAATGATTTATTCGGAAGATTTTCCGAAACCTTTTGATAGCGAACGAAAAGGACTAAACCTGGGAGAAGCCGCAGCATATCTGGTATTGGAATCGGCAGACTTTGCTAAGAATAAAGAAGTTTTAGGCTATGTTTCCGGTTATGGAAATGCCAATGATGCTTTTCATCAAACCGCCTCTTCAGAAAATGGGGAAGGTGCTTATCTTGCCATGCAAAAAGCTCTGGAAACAGCCAACTTAAACCCGCACCATATCGATTATGTCAATGCACATGGTACGGCTACACAAAATAACGATCTCTCAGAAAGCCGGGCTTTAATTCGTATTTTTAAAGAAATGCCGGCTTTTAGCAGTACAAAATCTTTTACCGGCCATACGCTGGCAGCAGCCGGTGCGATCGAGGCTGTGTTTAGTTTGCTGGCGATAAAACATCAGCAAATTTACCCCAATCTTAATTTTAACTCGGCTATTAGTGATACCAGATTACGACCGTTCACCGAGTTAAAATCGACTAAAATTCAGCATGTGTTATCTAATTCTTTTGGTTTTGGCGGCAACTGTACATCTTTAATATTCAGTAAAGATGAGTAG
- a CDS encoding hotdog family protein, with protein sequence MLLKDFYTVLESSQQEDTFITKLSIEKTHPLYAGHFPERPVTPGVILMQLFKEEAERRTGKSLALQHANNVKFMAVVDPNTCDHLILESHITEEDGIIKVRGIARQNEALALKFSAVYKAV encoded by the coding sequence ATGCTGCTTAAAGATTTTTATACAGTCTTAGAATCTTCACAACAAGAAGATACATTTATTACTAAACTTTCCATTGAGAAAACACATCCCTTATACGCAGGACATTTTCCCGAACGGCCGGTTACTCCCGGTGTAATTTTAATGCAGCTTTTTAAGGAGGAAGCTGAACGGCGTACCGGTAAATCATTAGCATTACAACATGCGAATAATGTGAAATTTATGGCGGTGGTCGATCCCAATACCTGTGATCATTTGATATTGGAATCTCATATCACTGAGGAAGATGGAATCATAAAAGTACGCGGAATTGCACGGCAGAATGAAGCTTTAGCCTTAAAATTCAGCGCCGTTTATAAGGCTGTTTAA
- a CDS encoding MMPL family transporter produces the protein MHQFFLKSYRFFQQNKLPGILLLLAFVAGVGFLASKVALEEDVTGLIPAGKDQDVLKRILNETEFSDKIIITISSEEEQPQDLTAYAERFIDSVHTKLPGFIENIQGKVPDEGVREIYNFVYQNLPFFLNEKDYREIEEKLSDTAIAKQIKEDYRSIISPTGIVTKNFIFQDPLSLGPIGLEKLRELQIGDNYLLYNNYLLTKDKKHLLLFITPTLPASETNKNNEFIAELKEIQQQLNLEFKNVKGDFFGGVLYSLANANQIKKDVQITISIAISILLILLIFFYRKIYVPLILFIPGIIAALTAIAILYIFKGSISAISIGIGSILLGITLDYGLHILTHYRNNRDVSQLYREVTTPVLMSSLTTATAFLCLLFVNSDALNDLGMFAAISVIIAAFLALLLIPLLYGKRITETPKNTFLDKLAAIQFFRIKPLFFSVVLLFVLGLFFFTKVKFNNDLSKINFQPETIKKAEQKIQNIANSNGKTLYLVSYGNTIDEALQENSKVYQRLKKFNTEHRLNSYSSIGGVVLSTQTQNKKIQEWKDFWDSRDTSALKNKILSESAKYGFKPASFKDFYHLLNKDFKNLQLNDYQNTTNLYLNDFISISEDFATVTTTVNLGDVPSQEFTAQFDHLDHMLIIDRERINEGFLGNLKNDFNQLIGFSILAVFMILLIAYQNLEISLLTLFPIGITWIIALGIMGAFGIEFNILNIIISTFVFGLGLDYSIFITNACLKEYQTGKSELTTYQTSILISVITTLLGIGALIFAKHPALRSVSNVSIIGVLSAVLVAFVIQVWLFNILFINRRKKGLPPFRFSKIRSFIRSKIYYKQDLYYQDAVLDNYRYKPVYTQAKAEFTEKKESYLRVSNFIEKGECVFFFYSGIGVFPIYLSYINPNSKVTGYEISEEAITIARNCFRSTHEFLKFTTAIAEAKTCSTFIIPDHELIDLEEMKKIINQFGKKVIVLHHDLNTQWLLDANFEITYRQSGILVFERE, from the coding sequence ATGCATCAGTTTTTTCTAAAATCCTATCGTTTTTTTCAGCAAAATAAATTGCCGGGAATTTTACTACTACTGGCTTTTGTGGCGGGAGTGGGATTTCTGGCTTCAAAAGTAGCATTAGAAGAAGATGTGACCGGTTTGATTCCAGCAGGGAAAGACCAGGATGTTTTAAAACGCATATTAAACGAAACCGAATTTTCGGATAAAATAATCATTACCATATCTTCAGAAGAAGAACAACCACAGGATTTAACAGCCTATGCGGAAAGATTTATAGATTCGGTACATACCAAATTACCCGGTTTTATTGAAAATATACAGGGAAAAGTTCCTGATGAAGGCGTTCGTGAAATTTATAATTTTGTCTATCAGAATTTACCTTTCTTTCTAAATGAAAAGGATTATAGGGAGATTGAAGAAAAGCTATCAGATACTGCAATTGCCAAGCAGATAAAAGAAGATTATCGCAGCATTATTTCCCCAACCGGGATTGTTACCAAAAATTTTATATTTCAGGATCCTTTGAGCTTAGGACCTATTGGCCTGGAAAAATTACGTGAGCTTCAAATAGGAGATAATTATCTGTTGTATAATAATTACTTACTTACAAAGGATAAAAAGCACCTTTTATTGTTTATAACGCCAACCTTACCGGCTTCAGAAACCAATAAGAACAATGAATTTATAGCCGAATTAAAAGAAATTCAGCAGCAGTTAAATTTAGAATTCAAGAATGTAAAAGGTGATTTTTTTGGTGGGGTGTTGTATTCCCTTGCTAATGCTAATCAGATTAAAAAAGACGTACAAATCACCATAAGTATCGCTATCTCGATATTGTTGATTTTACTCATCTTTTTTTACCGTAAAATTTATGTGCCATTAATTCTTTTTATTCCGGGTATTATCGCTGCGCTCACCGCAATAGCGATTTTATATATTTTTAAAGGCAGTATCTCGGCGATTTCCATAGGGATTGGTTCGATCTTACTGGGAATAACACTGGATTACGGACTTCATATTTTAACACATTACCGAAATAATCGCGATGTTTCACAGCTTTACCGGGAAGTAACCACGCCCGTTTTAATGAGTAGTCTTACAACCGCTACCGCCTTTCTCTGTCTTCTTTTCGTAAACAGCGATGCGCTTAATGATCTTGGGATGTTTGCGGCAATAAGCGTGATCATTGCTGCTTTTTTGGCCTTACTTTTAATTCCTTTGCTCTACGGAAAACGCATTACCGAAACACCTAAAAATACCTTTTTAGATAAACTGGCTGCAATACAGTTTTTTAGAATTAAACCTTTATTTTTTAGTGTCGTGTTATTGTTTGTGCTGGGATTGTTTTTTTTCACAAAAGTGAAGTTTAATAATGATCTGAGTAAAATTAACTTTCAGCCTGAAACCATTAAAAAAGCCGAACAAAAAATACAGAATATTGCGAATAGTAATGGTAAAACTTTGTATTTGGTAAGCTACGGGAATACGATCGATGAAGCCTTACAGGAAAATTCTAAAGTTTACCAAAGGCTTAAAAAATTTAATACAGAGCACCGGTTAAATAGCTATAGTAGTATTGGCGGGGTAGTCTTATCCACGCAAACTCAAAATAAAAAAATACAGGAGTGGAAGGATTTTTGGGATTCCAGGGATACTTCAGCGCTTAAAAATAAAATCCTGTCAGAGTCTGCTAAATATGGCTTTAAACCGGCAAGTTTTAAGGATTTTTATCACTTATTGAATAAAGATTTTAAAAACCTGCAATTAAATGATTATCAAAACACTACCAATCTTTATTTAAACGATTTTATTTCGATTAGTGAAGATTTTGCCACGGTAACTACAACGGTAAATTTGGGAGATGTGCCTTCTCAGGAATTTACTGCACAATTTGATCATCTGGATCATATGTTGATTATCGACCGGGAGCGGATCAATGAAGGATTTTTAGGGAATTTGAAGAACGACTTTAATCAATTGATCGGATTTTCGATTTTGGCAGTTTTTATGATCCTTTTAATTGCTTACCAAAATCTTGAAATTAGTCTTTTAACACTATTCCCCATCGGGATTACCTGGATTATTGCCCTTGGGATTATGGGCGCTTTTGGAATAGAATTTAATATTTTAAATATTATCATTTCTACTTTTGTTTTTGGTCTGGGGCTTGATTACAGTATCTTTATTACCAACGCCTGTTTAAAGGAATATCAAACCGGTAAGAGTGAGCTTACCACCTATCAAACCTCTATTTTAATCTCGGTAATTACCACATTGCTGGGGATTGGAGCTTTGATTTTTGCCAAACACCCTGCTTTACGGTCGGTTTCCAACGTTTCGATTATCGGTGTTCTTTCAGCTGTTTTAGTAGCTTTCGTGATCCAGGTATGGTTGTTTAATATTCTTTTTATTAATCGGCGTAAGAAAGGTTTGCCGCCATTTCGGTTTAGCAAGATTCGAAGTTTCATCCGTAGTAAAATTTATTATAAGCAGGATCTGTATTATCAGGATGCCGTACTGGATAATTATCGGTATAAACCTGTTTATACCCAGGCGAAAGCTGAATTTACCGAAAAAAAAGAATCCTATTTAAGAGTGTCTAATTTTATAGAAAAAGGGGAGTGCGTTTTCTTTTTCTATTCAGGGATTGGTGTTTTTCCTATTTATCTAAGTTATATAAATCCAAATTCTAAGGTAACGGGTTACGAAATCTCAGAAGAAGCGATAACAATTGCCAGAAATTGTTTTAGAAGCACGCATGAGTTTTTAAAATTTACCACTGCCATTGCAGAGGCCAAAACCTGTTCGACTTTTATTATTCCGGATCATGAATTAATAGATCTTGAAGAAATGAAGAAAATTATTAATCAATTTGGGAAAAAAGTAATTGTGCTACATCATGATCTGAATACCCAGTGGTTATTAGATGCGAATTTTGAAATCACCTATAGACAAAGCGGAATTTTAGTGTTTGAGCGTGAATAA
- a CDS encoding acyl-CoA--6-aminopenicillanic acid acyl-transferase — MKNFFTLLVVLLLFSCGIKKSYQDQPDISGISSVDTIRTKISDTHYTLGKNNLFKNKYGVWELYIEGDALELGLANGALTQDLIHHQENAFMGKINEMIPSEGYRNFLKKLVSWFNRKMYLYVPEAYKQEIYGVSRFGLKKYDEFAPAYLRMLYFHGAHDIGHALQDLMLVGCTSFAAWDEKTSDGKLLLGRNFDFYAGDEFSNQKMVAFVNPDDGHKFMMYTWGGMIGAVSGMNAEGITVTINAGKSKIPMLAKDPITLVSREILQHASNLEEAIAIAKKREVFVSESIMVGSAKDHKAILIEVSPKNFGIYEVENSNQLICSNHFQSSAYHEDKRNKKTIKESHSQYRFERMMQLVNENDQLTPQNAVEILRNRKGVDDKKIGYGNEKAINQLLAHHGIVFKPEEKKVWLSANPYQMGAFISYDLDHVFTEFEKGNVSGSVMNAEEVIPASDFLQTRNYKNYEAYRKLREQFIQALEDENPIDTKDAEALKHLNPYFWQAYYLSGQYYYREGNYKQAIIDFKQALVREVTTLPDKEHLEKLLKKSYRKL; from the coding sequence ATGAAGAATTTTTTTACATTATTGGTTGTGCTTTTGCTTTTTTCCTGCGGAATCAAAAAATCCTATCAGGATCAGCCGGATATTTCCGGGATTTCATCGGTCGATACGATTAGAACCAAAATTAGCGATACTCATTATACATTAGGAAAAAACAATCTTTTTAAGAATAAATATGGTGTTTGGGAACTGTACATTGAAGGAGATGCTTTAGAGTTAGGACTCGCTAATGGAGCATTAACGCAAGATCTTATCCATCATCAGGAAAATGCGTTTATGGGAAAAATCAATGAAATGATTCCTTCTGAAGGCTATCGCAATTTCCTTAAAAAGCTTGTTTCCTGGTTTAACCGTAAAATGTATTTATATGTTCCAGAAGCGTATAAACAGGAAATTTATGGCGTATCGAGATTCGGACTCAAAAAATACGATGAATTCGCACCGGCTTATCTTCGTATGTTGTACTTCCACGGGGCGCACGATATTGGTCATGCCTTACAGGATTTAATGTTGGTTGGCTGTACCAGTTTTGCCGCCTGGGATGAAAAAACAAGCGATGGAAAATTGCTTTTGGGACGTAATTTTGACTTTTATGCCGGAGACGAATTTTCGAATCAGAAAATGGTCGCCTTTGTAAATCCGGATGATGGTCATAAATTCATGATGTATACCTGGGGAGGAATGATAGGTGCGGTAAGCGGAATGAATGCTGAAGGTATCACGGTCACCATAAACGCCGGAAAGTCCAAAATACCTATGCTGGCAAAAGATCCCATTACACTGGTATCCAGAGAAATTCTTCAACATGCTTCTAATTTGGAAGAAGCAATTGCAATCGCTAAAAAGCGAGAAGTTTTTGTTTCAGAGTCCATTATGGTAGGTAGCGCCAAAGATCATAAAGCAATTTTAATAGAAGTGAGTCCTAAAAACTTTGGAATTTACGAAGTCGAAAATTCTAATCAGTTAATTTGTAGCAATCATTTTCAGAGTTCCGCTTATCATGAGGATAAAAGGAATAAGAAAACCATTAAAGAAAGTCATTCGCAATATCGCTTTGAGCGTATGATGCAATTAGTTAATGAAAATGATCAATTAACACCCCAAAATGCAGTTGAGATCCTTCGGAATAGAAAAGGGGTGGATGATAAAAAAATTGGTTACGGCAACGAAAAAGCAATTAATCAATTACTGGCGCACCATGGTATTGTTTTTAAACCTGAAGAAAAAAAGGTCTGGCTTTCTGCAAATCCGTATCAAATGGGTGCCTTTATTTCTTACGACCTGGATCATGTTTTTACGGAATTTGAAAAAGGAAACGTTTCCGGAAGTGTAATGAATGCAGAAGAAGTAATTCCGGCATCTGACTTTTTACAGACTAGAAATTATAAAAATTACGAAGCATATCGAAAATTAAGGGAGCAATTTATTCAGGCTTTAGAAGATGAAAACCCAATCGATACCAAAGATGCTGAAGCCTTAAAGCACTTAAACCCTTATTTTTGGCAGGCTTATTATTTAAGCGGGCAATACTATTACCGCGAAGGGAATTATAAGCAGGCGATTATCGATTTTAAGCAGGCCTTAGTTAGAGAGGTGACCACCCTCCCGGATAAAGAGCATCTTGAAAAATTACTGAAAAAATCTTACAGGAAACTTTAA
- a CDS encoding phosphopantetheine-binding protein, which yields MTDLHTELKASIIEQLNLEDMEVSDIENDEPLFGDGLGLDSIDALELIVLLEKDYGIKLTDPKKGREIFESINKMADFIEANRTK from the coding sequence ATGACTGATTTGCATACCGAGTTAAAAGCCAGTATCATAGAACAGCTAAACCTGGAAGATATGGAGGTGAGCGATATAGAAAATGACGAACCGCTATTTGGTGACGGGCTTGGCTTAGATTCCATTGATGCTTTAGAACTTATCGTTTTACTGGAAAAAGATTACGGTATCAAACTTACCGATCCTAAAAAAGGCCGGGAAATTTTTGAAAGTATCAATAAAATGGCAGATTTTATTGAAGCGAACCGTACAAAATAA
- a CDS encoding DUF2062 domain-containing protein yields the protein MNLNTSGVYQNRFKALNCCVLVPTYNNERTLASVVEGLMVYTNQIIVLNDGSTDNTREILQHFTQIEVRNFQKNRGKGKVLKKGFKIAEELGYDYAITIDSDGQHYPDDLDVFLSELEKRNPGDKEILLIGDRNMGSDGVPGVSATGNDFSSYWYLVVTGFQLHDTQSGYRLYPVKVMNSITFYTWKFEFEIETIVKATWRKIDVKNVPIKVLYDQKNRVSHFRPFWDIVRIVLLYMWFVLVSFFWIHPRNKYRDFKQKGFKKFWKEDIVKSNESPAKKATAIALGIFVGLSPFWGVHTFLVFVLAAFLKVNKVTAFLFSNISIPPFIPIIVYVSFQTGSLVMGKGWDWSLKLQHISSTTDVFLGLGQYVLGSLVLAITASILVWIVFYLLFSVLNQKQIIKS from the coding sequence ATGAATTTGAATACTTCCGGCGTCTATCAAAACCGATTTAAGGCTTTAAATTGCTGTGTTTTAGTTCCTACTTACAATAATGAACGCACCTTGGCTTCAGTAGTAGAGGGATTGATGGTTTATACCAACCAGATTATTGTTTTAAACGACGGAAGTACTGATAACACCAGAGAAATATTACAGCATTTTACCCAAATCGAAGTACGTAATTTTCAAAAGAACAGGGGTAAAGGTAAGGTGCTTAAAAAAGGATTTAAGATTGCCGAAGAGCTAGGTTACGACTATGCAATTACTATAGATTCTGACGGGCAGCATTACCCGGACGATCTTGATGTGTTTTTATCGGAATTAGAAAAAAGAAATCCTGGAGACAAAGAGATTCTTCTAATTGGAGATCGTAACATGGGAAGCGATGGGGTGCCCGGGGTAAGTGCTACCGGAAATGATTTCTCCAGTTACTGGTACCTGGTGGTTACCGGTTTTCAGCTTCACGATACCCAAAGTGGTTACCGCCTATATCCTGTAAAGGTGATGAATTCCATTACTTTTTATACCTGGAAATTTGAGTTTGAAATCGAAACTATCGTAAAAGCCACCTGGCGAAAAATCGATGTTAAAAATGTACCGATAAAAGTACTTTACGATCAGAAAAACCGTGTAAGTCATTTCCGGCCTTTCTGGGATATCGTAAGGATCGTTTTGCTCTATATGTGGTTTGTGCTGGTGAGTTTTTTCTGGATCCATCCCCGAAATAAATACCGTGATTTTAAACAAAAAGGCTTTAAAAAATTCTGGAAAGAAGATATTGTAAAAAGTAATGAAAGTCCGGCAAAAAAAGCAACGGCCATAGCTTTGGGTATTTTTGTGGGCTTATCACCATTTTGGGGCGTACATACTTTTTTGGTTTTTGTATTAGCCGCATTTTTAAAAGTAAATAAGGTTACCGCCTTCTTATTCTCCAATATAAGTATACCGCCTTTTATTCCGATTATTGTTTATGTAAGTTTTCAAACAGGCTCATTGGTTATGGGAAAAGGTTGGGACTGGAGCTTAAAACTGCAGCACATTAGCTCTACCACCGATGTTTTTCTAGGCCTTGGGCAATATGTTTTAGGAAGTTTAGTATTGGCAATTACTGCTTCAATACTGGTTTGGATTGTGTTTTATTTGCTATTTTCGGTTTTAAATCAAAAGCAGATCATAAAATCTTAA
- a CDS encoding beta-ketoacyl synthase N-terminal-like domain-containing protein: protein MSRKMYINGMASIAAQTEEDLFAENLQSFSENIFPATSVNYKEYIKPMMLRRMSKAIKMGLVTAKRALNEAGVDVPDSIIVGTGEGCKQDTEKFLENILDENESFLTPTAFIQSTHNTVGGQIALDLKCTGYNMTYTQNSASFESALIDAKLQFTEEMGTRCVLVGGVDEIARISTPFYNLDGQLKAGEINTAKILQSSSEGTITSEGAAFFLLSEIRTQDSFAEISDCMIYRNISEEKLQEEISWFLKKNDLKIEELDVVILGNNGDTRYDHYYKQLQEDLFKNTLQLGYKNWVGDYNTVTAYACWLGAEILKRKEIPQQLKLNNLSLKQPTSILVYNQYLGKNHSLTLLRSL from the coding sequence ATGAGTAGAAAAATGTACATTAACGGAATGGCTAGCATCGCAGCCCAAACGGAAGAGGATCTGTTTGCTGAAAACCTGCAATCGTTCAGCGAAAATATATTTCCGGCAACTTCAGTAAATTATAAAGAATATATTAAACCCATGATGCTTCGCCGAATGTCGAAGGCCATAAAAATGGGGCTGGTAACCGCTAAGCGAGCTTTAAATGAAGCAGGAGTAGATGTTCCCGATAGCATTATTGTAGGAACCGGAGAAGGCTGCAAACAGGATACCGAAAAGTTTTTGGAGAATATCTTAGATGAAAATGAAAGTTTTTTAACGCCAACAGCTTTTATCCAGAGTACGCACAACACCGTGGGCGGGCAAATTGCACTCGATTTAAAATGTACCGGTTATAATATGACGTATACGCAGAATAGCGCATCTTTCGAATCGGCCTTAATCGACGCAAAACTTCAATTTACGGAAGAGATGGGTACACGTTGTGTTTTGGTAGGAGGTGTAGATGAAATTGCAAGAATAAGCACCCCTTTTTATAATTTAGACGGACAGTTAAAAGCTGGCGAAATAAATACAGCTAAAATTCTACAATCTTCGTCGGAAGGGACCATAACTTCTGAAGGCGCTGCATTCTTTTTACTTTCAGAAATAAGAACACAGGATTCTTTTGCTGAAATTTCTGATTGTATGATTTACAGGAATATTTCAGAAGAAAAGCTTCAGGAAGAAATTAGCTGGTTTTTAAAGAAAAATGATTTGAAAATCGAAGAGCTTGATGTAGTGATTTTAGGCAATAATGGGGATACAAGGTACGATCATTATTATAAACAACTTCAGGAAGATCTATTTAAAAATACGCTTCAGTTAGGCTATAAAAATTGGGTAGGTGATTATAATACCGTTACCGCTTATGCCTGCTGGCTTGGTGCTGAAATCCTAAAAAGAAAAGAAATTCCGCAGCAATTAAAATTGAATAATCTATCGCTTAAACAACCAACCTCGATTTTAGTTTATAATCAGTATCTTGGGAAAAATCATAGTCTAACTTTGCTCCGAAGTCTTTGA
- a CDS encoding LolA family protein — protein MRIFSFILFFWSFGVFAQQQNFTSVNLKSSPSQLTEKMESAKSLYGEFEQTKVMKMMDAEASSHGKIYYKSPDIIKWQYTKPFPYSLLFKNDFLYIDDDGQKSKQDMSANKLFAKLGDLITGSLNGKLLQDDANFDVEYRKKKNVVEAVITPKNKSMADMFEKVIMSFSEDQMLQSVKLQEDTGDYTLITFKNWYINKPIKAAVFQP, from the coding sequence ATGCGTATATTTAGTTTTATCCTGTTTTTCTGGAGTTTTGGAGTTTTTGCTCAGCAGCAAAATTTTACCAGTGTAAACTTAAAATCATCACCATCACAGCTTACTGAAAAAATGGAATCGGCCAAAAGCCTTTATGGAGAGTTTGAGCAGACCAAAGTGATGAAAATGATGGATGCAGAAGCCTCTTCTCATGGCAAAATCTATTATAAGTCGCCTGATATCATAAAATGGCAGTATACCAAACCTTTCCCATATTCTTTACTTTTTAAAAATGATTTTTTGTATATCGATGATGATGGTCAAAAAAGCAAGCAGGATATGAGTGCCAACAAACTCTTTGCGAAACTTGGTGATCTTATCACGGGAAGCCTTAACGGAAAACTATTACAGGACGATGCCAATTTTGATGTGGAATATCGTAAAAAAAAGAACGTGGTTGAAGCTGTAATTACGCCTAAAAATAAAAGTATGGCTGATATGTTCGAGAAAGTGATTATGAGTTTTTCTGAAGATCAAATGCTACAATCTGTGAAACTTCAGGAAGATACCGGAGATTATACCTTAATCACATTTAAGAACTGGTATATCAACAAACCTATAAAAGCCGCTGTTTTTCAGCCATAA
- a CDS encoding polysaccharide deacetylase family protein yields MKFRIINFFIWILLIAVAMYTGINGLPLWPIAILAILYPVFLITISTNIRWNVFVKGYHHQKKHPKKEVCLTFDDGPTQVTPHILELLDKYDAKACFFCIGKQMEKHPEIVQEIIKRGHTIGNHTYSHTRKMGFLSSKSIAREIDACNIVANNITGLNLQFFRPPFGIINPKTKRAIQKTGHRVIGWNLRTYDAILNNETKIVDRVKRKLQPGDVILLHDNKEQTVTILEQLLIHFESNEYQAIRPDQLFKIHAYI; encoded by the coding sequence TTGAAATTCCGTATTATAAATTTCTTTATTTGGATCTTATTGATCGCTGTGGCGATGTATACCGGTATTAACGGCTTACCACTTTGGCCCATAGCGATATTGGCGATCTTGTATCCTGTGTTTTTAATCACTATTTCTACCAATATTCGATGGAATGTGTTTGTAAAAGGATATCATCATCAAAAAAAACATCCGAAAAAAGAAGTGTGCTTAACTTTTGATGATGGTCCAACCCAAGTTACCCCACACATCCTGGAGCTATTGGATAAATATGATGCAAAAGCCTGCTTTTTTTGTATTGGTAAGCAAATGGAAAAGCATCCTGAAATTGTTCAGGAAATTATAAAAAGAGGTCATACCATAGGAAATCATACCTATTCACATACCCGAAAAATGGGGTTTCTTTCTTCCAAGAGTATAGCGAGAGAAATTGATGCCTGTAATATTGTGGCAAACAATATCACCGGTTTAAACCTTCAATTTTTCAGACCGCCTTTTGGGATCATCAATCCAAAAACCAAACGGGCTATACAAAAAACAGGGCACCGGGTAATTGGTTGGAACCTTCGTACTTATGATGCGATTTTAAATAATGAAACCAAAATTGTAGATCGCGTAAAGCGTAAACTACAACCGGGAGATGTAATTTTATTGCATGATAATAAGGAACAAACCGTAACTATCTTGGAACAATTGTTGATACACTTTGAATCAAATGAATATCAGGCAATACGGCCAGATCAATTATTTAAAATCCATGCGTATATTTAG